GCCGCCGGCGCTGCGAATCGTGGTGGTCTGGCTGGGGTCACCCAGCGCGTGGGTGCTCAGCATCTCGCCGGATGCCGTGGTCTGCTCGATGAAGGCCTGGTGGCCCGCGCCGATGGCTTGTTGCTCATCGGCAGACAGCGAGTCCAAGACGGCCGGGTCGACCTGCATCAGAATCAGATACTTCATGAGTTTTCTCCTCTGTATTGTGGTGATTTTATGGGTGGAAGGCCGGAATTCGGCGCAGAGCGCGGAAAGTCACGACGGCCATCGCTGCCATGACGACCGCACTCACGATCGCGACGCCCTGCAGCCCGGAGCAGAAGGCGAGCGCCGCGTTCGGTGTCGGTGTCATTGCCTGTCCTTGCGTGCGAGGAGCGAATCACACCAAGGTCGTCACGGCTAGCAGGAATTCGACAGTCGGACAAAAAAGGACTTCTAGCACGTTGAACCAGCTCCGTATTGCGGGCACAACTTGTTCTCTTCCCGTCCTCACGATCACTCGAATGTTCGAAGTGCGCAAGATGTCGGATTGCCCGGGCAATCCAGCACTTCGCGCACTATGAGTGACCAGGCGCTGAACGTGCCCGTGCGTCGTCGCCGCGCATCATCGCCGCGCGCTACAGACGTCGGCGTTGTCGCCGTGCGAAACTGGGCACGACATGACTGCGCACGACACGACAGAGCACGACATCACCGAGCACGACATGACGGATGCGACGGAGCTCAAGCGGGGCCGCCCCGGCTACGATCAGCGTGCCGTGCTGACGATTGCCGTCGCCGCGTTCAACGAGTTCGGCTACGACGCCACCTCGATGGGCGTGCTCGCGAAGCGGCTCGGGCTCTCGAAGTCCGCGATCTATCATCACTTTGCGGCCAAGGAAGACATTCTCGAGCTCGCCCTCGACGAAGCACTGACCGCCCTCGAGGCCGTGCTGGTCGAGAACGCGCCGACCGAGAATGCGCCAACCGACAACATCTCGTTCGAACGCATGCCGGCCGAAACCGTGCCGACCGAGACTGAACCGGATGCCGCAACCAGCGCGGCCGATCGCCTCGCCGCCGTGCTGCGCGGCGCAGTCGCCGTGCTCGTCGACAAGCTGCCGTCTGTGACACTTCTGTTGCGCGTGCGCGGCAACACGGATGTCGAACGCAGGGCGCTGACCCGCCGCCGCGCCTTCGACCGCGCGGTCGCGGCGCTCGTCGTTCAGGCGCGAGACGAGGGCTCGCTGCGGAGCGATATCGACCCGGCGATCGTCTCCCGTCTGCTGTTCGGCATGATCAACTCGATCGTCGAGTGGTACCGACCCGGTGGACCCGTCGACGCGGAAACCCTCGCCGGCGACGTCCTTACTGTTGCTCTCGATGGCCTGCGCACGCCGTCGGTCGGCGGATGAGCGGCCGACCATGACCGATGCCGGCACGGGTGCGGTTGCCATCCCGCCGAATACCCGTGCAATTCTCGACCTCACGATGCGGATCGCCGAAGTCATTTTCTCTGCCGGCGCCGGCGCGGAGGACGCGACCGCCGCGATGCAGGCGATCACCCGGGCCTACGGCCTGAAGAACACGGATGCCGACATCACGCACACGCTGCTGACCCTCACCTATGAGAATGTGCAGACCCACGAGTCTGTCACGCGCAGCCGCAACGTGAAATACCGAAACCTCGACTACGCGAAGCTGGCGGCGACATCCGCCCTGATCAGCGAGATCATCGAGCAAAAGCTCGATGTGGCCAGCGCGCGCAAGCGCATTGCCACAATCGTCAGCGCGAAGCCGCAGGTGCCATGGCTGTGGCGCCGAGTCGGCTGGAGCCTTCTCGGCGCGGGCGCCGCCTTTCTGATCGGTGGGGATCTGCTCGTTGCCGCCGCCGCGTTCGTCGCGACATTCATCATCGATTTCCTCACCTCGAAGCTGGCGTCCAGGCGTGTGCCCGTGTTCTACCAGTCCGTCGTCGGCGGTGCGATCGGGCCGATCGTCGCCGCGGTGGTGAAACTGTTCGACCCCAGCGAATCCGCATCGATCGTCGTTGTCGCCACGATCATCATGCTGCTCGCCGGTGTCACGACGTTCGGTGCCGTGCACGACACGCTGTCCGGTTTCTACGTCACGGGCACAGCCCGACTGATGGAAGCGTTGCTCATCACGGCCGGGCTCGTCACCGGCGTCGCGGGCGCGTCACTGCTGCTCAGCAGACTCGGGCTGCAGCTGACGATCCAGGCGGATGCGACGACCTCGTTCGCGACGCTGCCAACGCAGCTGGCGGCATCCGTCGTCATCGTGTTCGGCTTCGGGCTCGCCGCGCAGGTGCCATGGCGGGCGTTCTGGGCGATCTGTGCGCTCGGAGCACTGGCCGAGCTGATCTACGCGCTCGGATTGGGGTCAGGTTTCGGGCGGGTGTGGTCGTCCGCCGGCGCTGCCATCGTCGTCGGTCTGCTCGCCGCGATCGCGGCACGCGCCGTGCGCACACCACCGCTGGCGATCGTGGTCTCGGCACTCGTGCCACTCGTGCCGGGGCTCAGCCTGTTCCAGGGGCTGCTTCAGCTGGCGGATGGCTCGCTCACCGGCCTCCTCAGCATGTTGACGGCCGCAGCGGTTGCCGGGGCGCTGGCAGCGGGGGCCATCCTCGGGCAATATCTCGTGCAGGCGGTGTGGGGGCCGGCTCGCCGACTGCAGCGCCGGTTCATCGGACCGCTGATGGCGATGCCAGTGCAGTTCGGGCGGCGCCGCGACCGTGATCGGGGTGGCCGTGATCGGAGTGGCCGCGCGAGCAAAGGTTCAGGCGGGCGCGCCGGCAAGCGCGTCTGAGCCTCGACGAAACGCTCTGTGCTTCGACGAAACGCTCTGTGCCTTGACGAATCGCTCTGAGCCTCGACGAATCACGTTGCCGGACCCACAGGTCGGCCGATCGGACAGGTTGTCGGGCGTGCGCGGCGGCCTCGGACGGAGTGCCCTTGCCAACTACACGAACGTTTGCCAAACTGACCTTGTCGGCTGGCACCCGCGTGAGCACCCGAGCTTCGCCGACCAAGGTTCAGCCTTTCGCGTTCTATGAGGAGTCAATGATGACAAACATCCCGGACGGTTTCAGTAGTCGGTTGTACAACAAAGACATTGCGCCGCGTTCCGGCGTCGGCAAGTGGGGAACCTGGGAGTTGTTCGCCTGGTGGATGTCGGCCTGGCACAGCCTGGGCGGTTACGCCTTCGCAGTCGGCCTGATCGTTCTCGGCATCAACGGTTGGCAGATGGCCGTTGGACTCAGCCTCGGCATCGTGATCATCTACTTCATGAGCAACCTGATGGGAGTCGCGGGTCAGAAGGTCGGCGTGCCCTTCCCGGTGTTCGCCCGCGCGAGCTTCGGCGTGTTCGGAGCGAACATCCCGGCGCTCTTGCGAGCTATCGTTGCGATCTTCTGGTACGGTATCCAGACCTGGTTGGCATCCGCGGTCATCATGATCCTGGTTGTCAAGCTGTGGCCTGCAACCGAGCCGATGACCAAGGGCGACTTCCTCGGCCTGTCGGGCCTCGGTTGGATCTGCTTCCTCTTCCTGTGGGCCGTGCAGCTGCTCGTATTGCACCGTGGCATCGAGACCGTGCGCAAACTGACGGTGTTCGCCGGCCCGGCGATCTGGGTTGCCATGGCCGCCCTGGCCATCTGGACGCTGAACCGGGCCGGCTGGTCACTGGACTGGAACTATCACGAGGCAGGCGCCAGCCAGAACTTCGGAGCGCTCTTCGTCGCAACGTGCGCAGCGATGTTCATCACCGTCGCCTACATGGCCGGACCGATGCTGAACTTCGCGGACTTCACGCGCCTGTCGCCGAGCCGTCGAGCCGTCGTCCGAGGCAACGCCCTGGGTCTGTTGTTGAACGGCATCGCGTTCGGTGTCGTATCGATCGTCATCGCGTTGGCGTCGGTGAAGGTCTACGGCAAGGCCATCCAAGACCCGATCCTGCTGCTCAAGGACATCGACAACCCGACATTGCTGCTGCTGACGATCATCGTTGTCGTCATCGCCACCGCGGGAATCAACGTGATCCTCAACTTCGTCTCCCCTTCGTACGACATATCGAATGCAGCGCCGAAGCACATCAACTTCCGACGTGGCGGCCTGATCACGGCAGTTCTCGCCATTGTGGTGACACCGTGGAACCTGTACTCGAACCCGGTTGTCGTCAACCAGTTCATCGGCGGAGTCGGCGCGCTGATGGGGCCGTTGCTCGGAATTGTGCTGGTGGACTACTACCTGATCCGCAAGGCTCAGATCCACGCCGCCAGCTTGTACAGCGACGCGCCGGATGGTCGCTATTTCTATCACCGCGGCGCCAACCTCAACTCGGTGTATGCGCTGATCGCGTCCGGAGTCATCACGCTGGCACTGACCTTCGTGCCCGCATTCAGTTCGCTGGCGCCGTTCGCGTGGCCGATCGGCGTCATCCTGGGCGGCCTGTTCTGCCTCTGGATCAACCGGATGCGCCCGAATGTGCACGCGCGCGCTGCGGACCTTGCCGACGAGGCAAACGAGCCGAACGCGGCCGACGAGGTCGGCGTCTAAGTCGGATGGGGCGTCGGCGTCGACCCACATCGACGCCGACGCCCACAGCCCGACGTGCGCCTGGGAGCGTGTGACGCGCTCCGCAGACTGGCTGACGGCGTGAGCAAGTAGATAATCAAGTGGGCGAGGGCGAGTGGGTTGCACATGACCGCTGCGGGTGACCTCACACCTTCCATCGACCGTGTGGCAACAGAACTGAGCGAGCTCGCCGGCATCCGTGACGACTCTCTCACCGGATGGACGAGAGAAGTATTCACAGAGCCTTATCGCGACTCACGTCAGTGGGTTCAAGACGCGATGCGGGGCGCGGGGCTCGACGTGCACGTGGACGGTGCCGGCAACATTGTCGGACGGCTTGCCGGGTCGACGCCCGGCGCCCCGCCGATCGTGACCGGCTCCCACACGGACACGGTCACGTCCGGCGGCAGATTCGACGGGATCGTCGGTGTGCTCGGCGGGATCGAAACTGCTCGGCGGTTGCGCGAGAACAGCATCCGACTGACGCACGATCTGATCGTGATCGACTTTCTCGGCGAGGAGCCGAATGAATTCGGGCTGAGCTGCCTGGGCAGCCGCACCCTTGCAGGTGAATTGACAGCAGCGGACCTCGATCGCGTCAGCCTGCGGGGCATCAGCCTCGGCGAGCGATATGCGAGTTTCGGGCTCGATCCGGGCGCGGTGATTTCCAACGATTGGGCGCGAACCGGCGCCTTGCACGGTTATGTTGAACTGCACATCGAGCAGGGGCCGACGCTCGAAGAGCGCGGCATTCCGGTCGGGATCGTCACCGCGATTGCCGGCATCGAACGGCTCGTCGCGACCTTTCGCGGCCGGGCGGATCATGCCGGGACCCGGAGCATGGAATCCCGACAGGATGCAATGGTCGCGGCTGCAGAGGCCGTGCTTGCTGTTCGTCGTGAAGGCTGCTCCGCGCCGGTGCATGGCGTGGCGACGACGACGCAGGTGCGCTCGCTGACGGACTCGCCGAACGTTGTGCCGAGCCTGGTGACGATGCGCAGCGAAGTACGCAGCATCGATCCCGGTTGGCTGAGCGGCACGCGCCGCCGCCTTGCGGAGGAGATTCAGGCCTCCGCGAACGAGACCGGCGTCGACGTCGAGTTCGACTGGACACACGACAACGACGTGGTCCAAACCACTGACGACGTGCAGGACATTGCGGGTGCCGCGGCGACCAGCATCGGGGCGCAATGGATGCCGATCCCGAGCGGAGCAACCCATGATGCGGTGCATATGGCCCGGCTGACCCGGATGGGCATGATCTTCATTCCCTCACACGACGGCAAGAGCCACTGCCCAGAAGAGTGGACGGACGCCAGCGACATCTCGACTGGAATCCGGGTTCTCGCCGACACGATCCTGCGACTGGACGGCCAGTAACCCGCTAACGCCGTGTCACCCCGTTAGTCGAGCGGTGCCCTGAGGAGGGCCGCCCGCGGCCGTCTCGAAGGGTAGCCCGCGTTCCGCCGAAAGGCGGCACATCCCGCCAAATACAGGCCTAACGGGCACCCTCGTCGAGCAGGGTAAGGATGAAACGGCATGCTCCGACACGTGGAACACGGGCCCGGCGGGTGTACACGGTTGGGACTTGATGTCATACTTCGATTTTGATAGTGTCTGCCCCATGAGCCTTTTCATCACGTGCCCGGTCGAGAGTGTCGACCGCGCGACCGCCTTCTACACCGCGCTCGGCTGGACTTTCAACGCCGAGATGTCCGATCACAATGTGTCGTGCTTCGCTATCGCGCCCGAGCAGTACGTCATGCTCGGCAGTCGAGCGATGTACGCGAGCGTCGGCGGTGTCGAAGAGCTGGTCGGCGGACCCCAGACGCCCTCGAAGGTCACGGTCTCTTTCGACCTCGACAGCCGCGAGGCGGTCGACGATCTCGCGGAGCGCGCTGGCGCCGCCGGTGGGCGGATCGGCGACATCGACGACTACCCATTCATGTACCAGCGCGAGTTCGACGACCCCGACGGCTACCACTATTCGCCGTTTTGGATGAAGCCTGACGCCGCTGCGACCGCGTGAGCGACCTCGCCGCGGCCCTCGACATCGTCGGAGCACGGTGGGCCCTGCTCCTCATAGAGCGACTGCTCGAGGGGCCGCAGCGCTACGGCGATCTGCAGCGCGACATCGGCGTGCCGATGAGCGTGCTCGCGACTCGCCTGCGCGAGCTCGAAGAGGCTGGCGTACTGTTCCGTTTACCCCTCCGGCACAACACCCGAGCGTATGCGTTGACTGATCGCGGACTTGCCTTGCGTGATGCGATAGTCGCGCTCGGACGCTGGGGCGGCGAGGAAACGGGCGGCGAGGAAACGGGCGCCGAGGAAACGTAAGCGGCTGCTCAAGTCACAGCAACACCCCGTTGGTGGAGGAGCCCGCGAGCTTTCGGTCCCTGAGCGAAGCCGAAGGGCGAGCGGGCGTATCGAGACCGCGCGCAGGTCTCGATACGCTCGTTCCTCGCTACTCGACCACCAACTTTTCCTCGCTACTCGACCACCAACTTTTCCTCGCTACTCGACCACCAACTTTTCCTCGCTACTGAACCGTCGCTCGTTATGGTTGGGTGATGCGGGTGTAGGAATCGGGGCGGCGGTCGCGGTAGAACTGCCAGTCATCACGCACCGCCCGCACCATGTCCAAGTCCAGATCCCGGATCACGACCTCCTCATCCTCCCCCGACCCGTACCCGCCGATAATGTTGCCCTGCGGATCCGCGAACTGACTATTCCCGTAAAACGTCACCGCCTCATCGCCGTACTCGTTATCCTCACGCCCCACCCGGTTCGCCGCCGCCACAAAATACCCATTCGCCGCCGCAGCAGCCGGCTGCTCCAACTCCCACAACCGGTTCGACAAACCCGGCTTGGTCGCATTCGGATTAAACACAATCTGCGCCCCACCCAAACCCAACTCCCGCCAGCCCTCCGGGAAATGCCGGTCATAACAGATGTACACACCCACCGGCCCCACAGCCGTCGCGAAAACCGGATACCCCAAATTCCCCGGCCGGAAATAGAACTTCTCCCAAAACTTCTCCAAATGCGGAATGTGATGCTTACGGTACTTCCCCAGGATGGTCCCGTCCGCATCCACCACCACCGCCGTGTTGTAATACACCCCCGGCTGGTCCTCCTCATAAATCGGCAACACCATCACCAGATTCAGTTCCTTGGCCAGGGCGGCGAAACGCTGCACGATCGGCCCATCCGCCGCCTCCGCATACCCGTAATACTTCTTATCCTGCGTAATCCCGAAATACGGGCCGTAAAACAGTTCCTGAAAACAAATCACCCGCGCACCAGCAGCCGCCGCCTCCCGGGCAAACCCTTCATGCTTATCCAACATCGACGCCTTATCACCCGTCCACCGCGTCTGCGTAATCGCCGCACGAACAACATTCGAACCACTCTCGGTCATGGCACCTACCTCACCTTCTCCGTGGATCGGCGCGCCGGGCCACAGAATGAAATCAATCTCGGTGACCGAAAGCATCCGCATTCGGTCTGCCGAGCCGGGCTGCACTGCCCGTCTTTGCGCTCAGGTTGAATATTACCCTAACGTTTGTGTAGTCGCTATGACCGCAAACAGATGCCAATCTGCATCCGCGCAAACCGAAGCGACGAAGGCGGTTTCGGCATCCTGAACGACCCACCCGTCCCGGGCATTCTGCGCGGAGGCAGCCCAAGCAGGTGAGACGGTCGGCCTGATATCTCGTGGCATCACCTCGACGCCCGGAATGCATAAGCGTGCCGGCGTCCCGAGCTCGGACCGGAGCCGTCATTTGTGTTTGTGTGGTTTCAGGTATTCGCGTTTGGTGTACCAGCCGGGTGGGCTGAAGACGGGTTTGCCGCGAACCATCTTGA
The Rathayibacter sp. SW19 DNA segment above includes these coding regions:
- a CDS encoding TetR/AcrR family transcriptional regulator, producing the protein MTDATELKRGRPGYDQRAVLTIAVAAFNEFGYDATSMGVLAKRLGLSKSAIYHHFAAKEDILELALDEALTALEAVLVENAPTENAPTDNISFERMPAETVPTETEPDAATSAADRLAAVLRGAVAVLVDKLPSVTLLLRVRGNTDVERRALTRRRAFDRAVAALVVQARDEGSLRSDIDPAIVSRLLFGMINSIVEWYRPGGPVDAETLAGDVLTVALDGLRTPSVGG
- a CDS encoding M20 family metallo-hydrolase: MATELSELAGIRDDSLTGWTREVFTEPYRDSRQWVQDAMRGAGLDVHVDGAGNIVGRLAGSTPGAPPIVTGSHTDTVTSGGRFDGIVGVLGGIETARRLRENSIRLTHDLIVIDFLGEEPNEFGLSCLGSRTLAGELTAADLDRVSLRGISLGERYASFGLDPGAVISNDWARTGALHGYVELHIEQGPTLEERGIPVGIVTAIAGIERLVATFRGRADHAGTRSMESRQDAMVAAAEAVLAVRREGCSAPVHGVATTTQVRSLTDSPNVVPSLVTMRSEVRSIDPGWLSGTRRRLAEEIQASANETGVDVEFDWTHDNDVVQTTDDVQDIAGAAATSIGAQWMPIPSGATHDAVHMARLTRMGMIFIPSHDGKSHCPEEWTDASDISTGIRVLADTILRLDGQ
- a CDS encoding NCS1 family nucleobase:cation symporter-1 is translated as MMTNIPDGFSSRLYNKDIAPRSGVGKWGTWELFAWWMSAWHSLGGYAFAVGLIVLGINGWQMAVGLSLGIVIIYFMSNLMGVAGQKVGVPFPVFARASFGVFGANIPALLRAIVAIFWYGIQTWLASAVIMILVVKLWPATEPMTKGDFLGLSGLGWICFLFLWAVQLLVLHRGIETVRKLTVFAGPAIWVAMAALAIWTLNRAGWSLDWNYHEAGASQNFGALFVATCAAMFITVAYMAGPMLNFADFTRLSPSRRAVVRGNALGLLLNGIAFGVVSIVIALASVKVYGKAIQDPILLLKDIDNPTLLLLTIIVVVIATAGINVILNFVSPSYDISNAAPKHINFRRGGLITAVLAIVVTPWNLYSNPVVVNQFIGGVGALMGPLLGIVLVDYYLIRKAQIHAASLYSDAPDGRYFYHRGANLNSVYALIASGVITLALTFVPAFSSLAPFAWPIGVILGGLFCLWINRMRPNVHARAADLADEANEPNAADEVGV
- a CDS encoding winged helix-turn-helix transcriptional regulator, with protein sequence MSDLAAALDIVGARWALLLIERLLEGPQRYGDLQRDIGVPMSVLATRLRELEEAGVLFRLPLRHNTRAYALTDRGLALRDAIVALGRWGGEETGGEETGAEET
- a CDS encoding nitrilase-related carbon-nitrogen hydrolase, whose amino-acid sequence is MTESGSNVVRAAITQTRWTGDKASMLDKHEGFAREAAAAGARVICFQELFYGPYFGITQDKKYYGYAEAADGPIVQRFAALAKELNLVMVLPIYEEDQPGVYYNTAVVVDADGTILGKYRKHHIPHLEKFWEKFYFRPGNLGYPVFATAVGPVGVYICYDRHFPEGWRELGLGGAQIVFNPNATKPGLSNRLWELEQPAAAAANGYFVAAANRVGREDNEYGDEAVTFYGNSQFADPQGNIIGGYGSGEDEEVVIRDLDLDMVRAVRDDWQFYRDRRPDSYTRITQP
- a CDS encoding YciI family protein, which gives rise to MKYLILMQVDPAVLDSLSADEQQAIGAGHQAFIEQTTASGEMLSTHALGDPSQTTTIRSAGGKPEVTDGPFAETKEFMGGYYLMDVESKERAIELAQLIPDASIDGLALEIRPVMFSAGANM
- a CDS encoding threonine/serine exporter family protein, whose product is MTDAGTGAVAIPPNTRAILDLTMRIAEVIFSAGAGAEDATAAMQAITRAYGLKNTDADITHTLLTLTYENVQTHESVTRSRNVKYRNLDYAKLAATSALISEIIEQKLDVASARKRIATIVSAKPQVPWLWRRVGWSLLGAGAAFLIGGDLLVAAAAFVATFIIDFLTSKLASRRVPVFYQSVVGGAIGPIVAAVVKLFDPSESASIVVVATIIMLLAGVTTFGAVHDTLSGFYVTGTARLMEALLITAGLVTGVAGASLLLSRLGLQLTIQADATTSFATLPTQLAASVVIVFGFGLAAQVPWRAFWAICALGALAELIYALGLGSGFGRVWSSAGAAIVVGLLAAIAARAVRTPPLAIVVSALVPLVPGLSLFQGLLQLADGSLTGLLSMLTAAAVAGALAAGAILGQYLVQAVWGPARRLQRRFIGPLMAMPVQFGRRRDRDRGGRDRSGRASKGSGGRAGKRV
- a CDS encoding VOC family protein gives rise to the protein MSLFITCPVESVDRATAFYTALGWTFNAEMSDHNVSCFAIAPEQYVMLGSRAMYASVGGVEELVGGPQTPSKVTVSFDLDSREAVDDLAERAGAAGGRIGDIDDYPFMYQREFDDPDGYHYSPFWMKPDAAATA